A genomic stretch from Candidatus Thermoplasmatota archaeon includes:
- a CDS encoding ABC transporter substrate-binding protein produces MKVARRLSAFLITAIMLLLSLNIGVSDGQSETRQDITLKVAVKADMAMSNILAADDVWTRGALFPVYMTVGVLSPDFSEICPYVLKGVDADDSGVLDPDEYGVFTKEDGLDPRAVTAYYDLNGVHFHDGVQATKEDLLFSYHVESLLRAGDVFGNSLDVLKDESNQDATNYTSDRWLWVYPVSDIWNESVPVGQNDDLTFALHFELQSDYFGFVDYTLSHLRLYPRYLWEGTGKHCLVAQSGVCSEWEVDIHENFGRAYDPATENGVPASSIDAFNVTGARSWVPGDRHIIGTGPFEFVEWVEGSTVRLDRYEDFHTNVADRDGDTYLRKPHIESILFKIYKTVQSIVWALQAGEVDVTSMVSIPPEFFMSLWPDPNIDLTATPSKGPFYLGYNMRESPFGYPDNDPSQGDDGYHLRKAIAHAIDKRRLVTTHLLNFAVAGDQPVSPAFTNWYNASVTKYDYDLDLAGQILDDHYTIGGFGLGWSDGWRNLPGIGDDEIEIITYLEDFEPRCHTSAKMIASDMRKIGLNVSVKLLAHGEVAQRVADRTIQMWLLPEEINSEPLDYYYELFYSGKARDGRNDAGFQNEAFDQLVLQARSEFNVSEQMRLIKEASGLLADALPIDVLFYRTNIEAYRSDRFINWTAGLTGSHIRESFWTLIGIHPPFVEDMSVTITAPSAMEAMSAKMFRVLVQDFYGVLSDVRVDICISAFVPWRSGNITLGEKRGLCVSGVTDINGAIVAVYEAPDVGDLEKLTVAITADAKSGYRISETATTYITIFPREKQFLSVEIQMEAGDVVPIGYSLPLRVEVTDQKGVHLDGVTVNLTCFPEGLVLEPSTGTTVGGFIKGVIVESPSVIGEGIDYLRFNIIANVELEEYESGMGMAEIVVVELSPAQDPPMSGVVSSDIQMLLIVLLLSTIVILGLIRVVRGLPPEYRRGRKK; encoded by the coding sequence GTGAAAGTGGCGAGAAGGCTGTCAGCATTTCTGATTACCGCGATCATGCTCCTCTTGAGCCTGAACATTGGAGTTTCGGACGGGCAGTCCGAGACCAGACAGGACATCACTCTCAAAGTGGCGGTCAAGGCCGACATGGCCATGAGCAACATCCTGGCTGCAGATGACGTCTGGACACGAGGGGCGCTCTTCCCTGTCTACATGACCGTCGGCGTGCTGTCCCCCGACTTCAGTGAGATCTGCCCCTACGTTCTGAAGGGGGTCGATGCTGACGACAGCGGAGTGCTTGACCCCGACGAGTATGGCGTATTCACCAAAGAAGACGGTCTCGACCCTCGCGCGGTGACCGCATACTACGACCTGAACGGTGTGCACTTCCACGACGGCGTGCAGGCCACGAAGGAGGACCTGCTCTTCAGCTACCATGTCGAATCCCTTCTTCGGGCGGGGGATGTGTTCGGGAACTCGCTGGATGTATTGAAGGACGAGAGTAACCAAGATGCAACGAACTACACCTCCGATAGATGGCTTTGGGTGTATCCCGTCAGCGACATTTGGAACGAGAGCGTACCCGTCGGTCAGAACGATGACCTGACCTTCGCACTCCATTTCGAACTCCAGTCAGACTACTTCGGCTTTGTGGACTACACGCTGAGCCATCTCAGACTGTATCCACGATACCTCTGGGAGGGCACGGGGAAACACTGCCTGGTGGCCCAGAGCGGCGTCTGTTCCGAGTGGGAGGTCGACATCCATGAGAATTTCGGGCGGGCCTACGACCCAGCGACTGAGAACGGCGTGCCCGCCAGCAGCATCGATGCCTTCAACGTGACCGGGGCGCGGTCGTGGGTTCCTGGGGACAGACACATCATCGGGACCGGCCCTTTTGAGTTCGTCGAGTGGGTTGAGGGCTCCACCGTGAGGCTGGACAGGTATGAGGACTTCCACACCAACGTAGCGGACAGGGACGGCGACACCTACCTGCGCAAGCCGCACATAGAGAGCATCCTCTTCAAGATCTACAAAACGGTTCAATCCATAGTGTGGGCGCTCCAGGCGGGGGAGGTTGACGTAACCTCCATGGTCTCGATACCTCCCGAGTTCTTCATGAGTCTCTGGCCCGACCCCAACATCGATCTGACTGCAACGCCCAGCAAGGGCCCCTTCTATCTCGGGTACAACATGCGGGAGTCGCCGTTCGGCTATCCTGACAATGACCCGTCGCAAGGGGATGATGGATACCATCTCAGGAAGGCGATCGCTCATGCCATCGACAAGAGGAGACTCGTGACGACCCACCTCCTGAACTTCGCAGTCGCGGGAGACCAGCCCGTGAGCCCTGCCTTCACGAATTGGTACAACGCATCCGTCACGAAATACGACTATGATCTCGACCTGGCGGGGCAGATCCTGGACGACCACTACACGATTGGCGGATTCGGCCTGGGCTGGTCGGATGGCTGGAGGAATCTACCTGGCATTGGAGATGACGAGATCGAGATCATAACATATCTAGAGGATTTCGAGCCGCGTTGCCACACCTCGGCCAAGATGATTGCGTCGGACATGAGGAAGATTGGCCTCAACGTGAGCGTGAAACTGCTTGCCCACGGAGAGGTAGCTCAGAGAGTTGCAGACAGAACCATACAGATGTGGCTGCTCCCTGAGGAGATAAACTCTGAGCCCCTGGATTACTACTACGAACTGTTCTATTCCGGGAAGGCGCGCGACGGCAGGAACGACGCGGGCTTTCAGAATGAGGCCTTCGACCAGCTGGTCCTTCAGGCGAGGAGCGAGTTCAACGTATCCGAGCAGATGAGGCTTATCAAAGAGGCCTCGGGTTTGCTCGCGGACGCGCTCCCGATCGATGTGCTCTTCTACAGGACGAACATCGAGGCGTACAGGAGCGACAGGTTCATCAACTGGACGGCAGGCTTGACAGGTTCCCACATACGAGAGTCGTTCTGGACGCTGATTGGGATCCATCCTCCGTTCGTGGAGGACATGAGCGTCACCATCACTGCTCCGTCTGCAATGGAGGCCATGTCCGCGAAGATGTTCCGGGTCCTCGTGCAGGACTTTTACGGCGTTCTCTCGGATGTCAGGGTGGACATTTGCATTAGCGCGTTTGTCCCATGGCGGTCTGGCAACATCACGCTGGGCGAAAAGAGAGGTCTGTGCGTATCAGGCGTGACGGATATCAACGGAGCCATCGTTGCTGTATATGAAGCACCTGACGTGGGCGACCTGGAGAAGCTGACGGTGGCGATCACCGCGGACGCGAAATCCGGATACAGGATCTCCGAGACCGCGACAACGTACATCACGATCTTCCCGAGGGAGAAGCAGTTCCTCTCAGTCGAGATACAGATGGAAGCGGGGGACGTGGTCCCGATAGGCTATTCACTGCCACTGAGAGTGGAGGTTACCGACCAGAAGGGGGTGCATCTAGATGGTGTGACGGTCAACCTCACCTGCTTTCCAGAGGGACTGGTACTTGAGCCGAGCACGGGAACGACGGTGGGCGGCTTCATCAAGGGAGTGATTGTCGAGTCGCCTTCAGTGATCGGAGAAGGAATCGACTATCTCAGGTTCAACATCATTGCGAACGTCGAGCTGGAGGAATATGAGTCGGGCATGGGAATGGCTGAGATCGTCGTCGTCGAACTCTCTCCTGCTCAAGACCCTCCGATGTCGGGAGTGGTCTCTTCGGACATTCAGATGCTGCTCATCGTGCTCCTCTTGTCGACCATAGTCATTCTCGGACTGATCCGGGTGGTAAGAGGCTTACCGCCAGAATATCGAAGGGGACGGAAGAAGTAG
- a CDS encoding DUF5788 family protein yields the protein MSYIGHEKHKHRPEELLTREEREKVMARIRSLFFWVGETIPDEVEISGRRVPLRDLVHDFVHKQELSDEEREDIGALTRDLQKREKFFAHLLDLPDITKEEAEEISHRLLGILRAIDELRSLEEGPERDIEKSSLMKKIEDEKRWLKYTKGLRTQI from the coding sequence ATGTCCTACATCGGCCATGAGAAGCACAAGCACAGGCCCGAGGAGCTCCTCACTCGAGAGGAGCGGGAGAAGGTCATGGCCAGGATCCGCTCGCTGTTCTTCTGGGTGGGGGAGACGATCCCCGATGAGGTCGAGATCTCCGGGAGAAGGGTTCCCCTGCGGGATCTGGTCCACGATTTCGTTCACAAGCAGGAACTGAGCGATGAAGAGCGGGAGGACATCGGGGCTCTGACAAGGGACCTCCAGAAGCGGGAGAAGTTCTTCGCGCACCTGCTCGACCTGCCCGACATAACGAAGGAGGAGGCTGAAGAGATATCTCACAGACTCCTGGGGATTCTCAGGGCGATAGACGAGCTCCGCTCCTTGGAGGAAGGTCCTGAGCGGGACATCGAGAAGAGTTCATTGATGAAGAAGATCGAGGACGAGAAGAGGTGGCTGAAGTACACGAAAGGGCTCAGAACGCAGATCTAG